In Carassius auratus strain Wakin chromosome 48, ASM336829v1, whole genome shotgun sequence, the genomic window TGtccaaaatataaagaaatactgTTTAAAGCATTGAGTTTAAAGTATATACATATTTTCTCTCGCATTCTCTCTCACtctacaaatataattaaaatattaaaataaggtaggggaaatataattaaaatattaaacaatgtaCATTGtttatatatgataataatataatacaaccaTATACATAACCATGTCAGTAGGTTTAACAATATCCCTATTTCAAGTTCAAATCCAATTTATACATGAACTAGAGTCAAGTTATGGTATCAAGTATGGCAGTTTTAAGGACCATTTCCAATTATAAACTTAATCAAGAAAgacaataatcattttaatattccaatGTGCTGTTGATATGAACCACAGCTCTCAGTAAATAAGAGTGTTCATGGTAAAGGTTTGACCTGTGCTGTTCAGGCAGTAAATGTTGTCTTACCCTGGTCAATCGGGTGCTGTGGTAACTGACTCATCTGGCTGTGCACCACGCCTGCATAATTCCGCAGAAATGCTTCCTCATTTGGTGTCAGCTGTAAGAGTTGGGACAAAAAAATTGACTTCACATTTGCCAATTAAATTCCATGCTAGTGTCCAGTTAATGACCACTTAAAATGCTACTAAACTGTCAAACCCAAGATCAGTTTCAAGAAACAAAGAAAGGGTCACCAAATTCATAACGACTGGTttctatattttaaagaaaatataaaaatgcaagcaATTTGCTTTCTAAAGAATCCCTGATCttattttccattattattaaagaaaatgCAGATTATTCTAAAGAAAACAGTGTCTTTCAATAAACTGTAACCAAGGTTGTGCAGCTGTGGGGAAATAATCCTGACAGAAGAATTTGTCCTGCTGCTTATGAATTTgagcataacataaaaaaattgacattcaaTATCTCAGGTAAGAAATAAGGAAGGGGacaaatgttattaatttttgGTGATGTTCCCCAACATGTTAGCTGTATCTGATTCAAATTTTGTGGTGATGGCATAAAGTAACCAAAAGTTACAGTTACAGCATTTTGGAACAAAAGAAGCCTTTTTGTTTAGCCCTCAACACCCTGgaggttttttaaaaactgtttgcAGAGTGGCATACAGAAGAATATAGACTCATAACTCCAAAACCATAGCAAGGAGAGTCTTGCatctaataataaaatcatgGTAAATTTGGGGTGTTTTTAATTGGGAAAATTTTCTGAAAATGAAGTGGCAAGTTACGAGTGAAaatgtcacatgattttttttgccatgctACATCTGCCTCTTCAGTTTTATAAATTGATGAGAAACATCTTTAGATATAAATGGATTAAAATGCTCATGAAAAATAGGATTAGTAATTTTTTAGTGCGTGGGGGTTTCCTGCGTTACACTCCATTTTAGAGGGACTACGCAAGAGTTTCAAAGCTTTAAAATGATACATATTTTGTGTTATTCCACTGAGTGGTTGTTATTTTCATTATGTATTtcttaatgggggggggggtactgggtttaaagggttaaagcaCATCAGAAGATGTCTTATTCTCACTAGTCTGACACTTACATTTGATCCCATTTTCTTGAGCATGAGCAGCACCCGCACCTTCTGCTGGATGTACATCTCCTCAGGAGACTTGCCAGGGGCTTCCTCTCGGTTCATCCCCCCTGCTCCTGACGCACTGCTGAGCAACCACACACAGAGCAAAGAGAGCAATCAATTATTCATATCCCAAATTTTATTTCAAGAACTCATGAGTTGAATACAGTCCTACTTGggttttatacaaaaaaaaatatatatatatatatatatatatatagcatgagGGCCTGGAAACGTGAATTAGACCTAATTTTGACTGCAGTGaacatttccatttaattttttttcaactgaATAATGCTATACAGAagaaaacccattacaaactagcTTCATTCAATCAGGCAACATATTTGGTTTAAGAAAAATGAAACCCATCGTAACCTTTGCCAAATGCAGAAAGCTTCTAATTAAACAAAATGACTGACTTCAGATCATAGAGCAGGTTGACAGTATCATAAATGGCCCTCAAGCATATTTAATGGCAGATATAACCATGCTCCTAGCTTTTCCTCGTCTTCCTCACTTCTTAATGACCTATTTTCAGACTTGCACTCAGTGTGAAAGTGTGAAACGCTTCTAAGGACCTCGAGgagcaaaaaaataacaattactgAAGAAAGCCACAATACAGtcaatttgcaaaatgatttgATGCCTCAAATGTTATTTTCCAGAAAATAGCATCACGACAAAAACAAAGAGACAGACTGCAGTAATACCATCTAATTCATAATCAATGCAATAATGCATCTCACATCAATGTAATGtggagaaaattaaaaaaaaactaatcactACATCACCCAGAGAACGAAGCACTGACAATCAAGCAAAATGAATGGCATCAAATACATTCTGGGGGTTTTGTGAATGTGTCTGAGTGAACCCAGCCTGTGATGTCTCACGACCTCTTATCTGCACAAAGAGCCTCTAATACATGCTGACAGCTTGTTTGATGTGGGGTTAGCCTATATTTAATAGAAAAGCTGGTTCAACCCTTTATTTCATGACAGATAGATTTTTCTGGCCTTAACTTGAAGAATGACAGTACCTCCTCATGGCCAATCTGGTGTGTTAACAGCTTAAATATCTGAAGCCACTTAAGCCAGGAAGACAGAAAGCAATATAGAAACGGGCGACCATGGCAAAATAACTAACTCAGATATCCTCTACAGTGACAGACTCATCAGTCACCAAAGAGCCGTGACATCAAAAGAGCTTCATATTAAATAAAGCATGCACTTTATTCTGCTGCGTCTCGCTGACAGCCGTGGGGGGATGAGGAGTGCTCGCAGATGAAAGACACAAGAGGGACCGGAGCAGCAGCTCGGCAGCTCTGTGACACCAGGCACACCTTCAGGGGGGAGACGACTCACTCTCCCTCATTCGCTTTTGATCATGACTGTCCTTCCTGCTGGAGACGAGACAGGCCAGACAGCAGGCAGACTCACTGCAGCTCAACTCTGCCGCAAACACCCAAGAAGAGCCGGTGCATGACAACACACCTACTTCATCCTTCCAAGACTGTGGGTAGGAAGGTCTAAAAAATGCCCCATAATCTTTCAGGGCTTTAGATGTGTATCACACCGCAGCTCAGGAGCAGGTGTTTTGTTTGAGCAAGTCTGCAGATTTAAGAAAATGTGAGTGATAGACTGTAACAACTGAGCAAATCATTATTAAAGTCATTTACATATTCTCATAGTTTGAAGATGTGTCTATCGTGAATGAAATACTCACtgcatattgtaaaattaactaTACACCTTTGAGGTTAATCATACGATTACAATACATAGTGatacaaacaatatatttttattgcatttggacAAACCCATCTCACACTCACAACAATAGATgactttaaaatatacatttttacatttaggaaAATCTAACTTGGAAAAGAAGAGGTTGTGGACGCACACCAGAAATCTGGATTTCTAAATACCTACCTACAGACGATAATTATTTCATGGCAAATAACCAATATTATGGACCTataatgtttgaaaaataaaGTGTGTTCACGATGATGCTGCAAACTGAAAAAAGTCAGAGGAGTTTCCACACCTAAACTGTTTACCCCaagtataaaacaaaatgttaaatcataatagtaatattaattttaatatttaattgtaacatacataaaattttattaaaaacgaattaaataaaattatatttatgtctTTCGGGGATATACTAAAGAATTTTctgtacaatatttatatatatttatttatatttccctTAAGTTTTTTAATCATGTTTCTAAGTAGCATGGTTCTACATACAGCAGCTTGTCACCTAAAACTAAATTTTCCCCCAAGagagattaaaagaaaaaactcAATCTAATCAGTGTTAATGCCACCAGATGGCATTTAAGACTTTTCCTGATTTCACAGTGGAAGATGTCAAATCATGTGGCGATGGGCTTAAAATAGAGCACCTATCCTCTGGCTCAGTCATGACCAAGGCTGCACCGAGGATCAAGTTAGTCTAATTTGGTTTCCCACAGTTTAATTGGagcttaatttaaaatacaacatagaGCTCCTGTTTAAAAAGCAGATAAAGCGAAAGTATTTAAGTCTTTGTTTGGTCACTGACTGGATGTTATCTCACTGCTGCAAGGTCATAACATTGAGCCAAAGCAACGATACTGCAAAAGATCAGTTTATCATTGACTCCTGACACCACCCATGTAGGGAAGGTGCAGAAGCTCGGGAAGGAGATCCACAATCCAGATAGCAGCTCTATTTATAGACTCAAGTCATTTGAATCCCCACAAACAGCTTGCTGAGAAAGATTCTTCAATTGTTTGAATGTGACAGAAATCATGCATCAGGAAGTATTTATCTTCAACTCAAGAAATTAGATCTTTTCCATGAGTTCAGTAAGAAACATCTAAATATGTGCACTTCCCTTCTATTGAGCAGGCAAAAAGCAGTATGTCAGACATCAATGATGCTTGTGTTGGAATGGGAGCAAATCCCTGCAGCCATGATCTATGGTTTAGAAATGATGACCTGTTGTTTGGGTCTCTGAATATTTTTTAAGCAGTGTATGAAAAGCAATCAAAATCCTTCCAATGCCCAGAACTAATCAAGCTCATCAAAAAAGATGCCCTCAAAAGACAACTCCAGACTTGCTTCAATATGAGAATAAATAAACAACCTTTTGTATTCGGAGCAAGAATATTAACTAATCACAATCTAATGCATAATTGGCACAAATGGTTTTCCATGGTATAACAAATTCCCAAGACACTGGATTTTGCTTTGGACCATAGCATAGGATGTTACACAACCTTTGCCTGTCAGTGGAAACAGACGATCCTGACTAACTTCAAAAACCCCAAAACTAGACTAACTGTACAGCCAAAGTAATTCTGTCAGCAAGCATGTCATCCTGTCCAACAACATCACGTCCTCTCCATGAGCAGCAGGAGCGAATGAGTAACAAATAAACGAATAATAAAGGGGATGAAAGGAGTTTTTCAGTTCCATCTCAGGGAATGTTGATCCAGCAGTGGGTGCTGTATTAGGGAGACCTATTTTGCCTCAACCACAAACCCCTGACCAAACTGAAATCCATTTACCTGATCAAAACTGGACCAATCAACATCCAGTGTGTTATAATCTGATTATAATTACAACCAATTACAAAGTTTAGCCACTATCAATACCAAGAATCACTAGCCAACAGATTTTATGGTAAACTAGCTATTTACCGTGTGGAAACAATAGTTAGTGTATTTAACAACAATGGAGATGAGGGAGCCAGAGCTGGTATGACTGATAACTAGGTCATGACTCGTTAGCAATGCATGAAGCATGACCCAGCAATGCAATCCCTGTGAATCCAAAAATagtcaatacaaaaataaattaaatttgacaaattattaaaaaaaatttttttaagtcTTCAAAGTTAAAAGGCATATAAGAACATTTAAGGAATGATTCTTAAGAATTTcaacagtttaaataaaaaaaaatatataatttcaccctttaaataacaatttttttatgaCAGGGTGTGAAACTTGAAGTGAAGCTTATTTTGTCAATGCATTGCCTCTGCATTCAAATCCATCTAGTGTTTCACAAGATGGTTGTCATTCACCAGAGCGCTTGTCATGAATCACAATACAAACCCCACTGCAGTGGGAAGCTCCCTTTGGGATCACTGCTGCACCGGCTGTCAGAGATATACAGCTATATAAAACCATGACAAGACAATTCCCTCCATAAACTAAATAGACTCACACTATATTTCAAGACAGGAAGTCAGGCCTATCCTGCTAAGGCATGGCTAATTTGTCTGAGATTTAAACCaggtaaaaataattaaaatctaataaaatatttatataaaatatatctatatatattttatgacacacacacacacattatatatatatatatatatatatattattttttatcatatatagacttttttaaatttagtaaaatataatattgcCAGAAAAGGATTGAGGATCATTAATAGTGCGCAAGCAAAATTCTTCAAAGTCAAAGGAAGCCGACCACTGAAAATTTAAAGCAAGCCAAATAGGATTTCGCTAATTGCCACAGAAAGAAGCCACATTTGCAGCCAGCGAAGCTGATTTAAGCCTGGATCCAAGCCTTGATCATGTATGAGCAGGCCTGTAAGGCATAAACCCAGCCTGTGTTATGTCTGACGAACAGAAAAGAGAGGGGGTGGTGGGATGTCAAGCGACACAAGGGGGCTGGGCTccccacaacaacaacaaaaaaaatgtgataaGGCTTGGCTTGGCAGGAGGTCTTAGTCCATGCCTAAGCTTGTAGCTCAAAAGCAGCTGATGATCTCCCTTCGGGACGCAGAGGTTGAGCGGTCCATGAGCCGCACCTGCCTCCCTGCCATAAAGGAGGAGAACCGTCTTTCTTGGATTCAAAGAGTCAGAATCCCTCAGGAGAATGCGAAGACTTAAGAAAAAACAGTTTCACTTCCAAGTTCACAAGTAGCTGGCCCTGCCCTGTCCCGTCAGCTCTCGAAGCCCAGCGCGGTTCAAGTGCCCACTACAGGCAGACTGCCAGTTTCACAGCCGAATGTGAGCCAAACAGATGTATTCTGTATTCACAATGAGTTTAGGGTGTGGAGAGACTAAAAATAGCCTATCATTGCCACAAGACATGATAATGTGGCACAAGTGACTGAGATTCTTTATGAACTGAGAGTCTAAGAAGAACAAATAAacctataaatattaaattgatgCAAGCAAACACAAAAACTCGTCATAAAAGTGCTGTATTTATAGAATCAGGTtggaatgttttattattattattattttattaaaagcaaaTGAACTCAACCATTTAAACATATCTGTGCATTCACAGCCGCAGATTCATGTGCTGCAAACGGTCTACAATAAAAGCCAAGAAGGTAAACAGTACAACGTGTATAGATCGTAAACGACgtcattaatatgcaaattagattacGGTTCCATTTTAAGCGTCCAAAGTATCTAATACTGAGCTAGTCAGCAGTCAGTTAGTGGACAGGAATCACTCCAGtcctcttctctctttctgttaCAAAACGCGCGCGTATATCTCTGATTTATCTTTAAAATGAAGATACTTTAATGTCTTTTATTTACGACTATAGTGTTTAAAGGAGAAAAGTTGGAGTGCGTAGGATACAGGGGGTGTTTTAATAGGCAAACTGGACAGTGAGGCTGTAACAAAGCCCTGAATGAAGTTCCCACAATTcccattcacatacacacacattagctCGCTAGCAACAGAAAAACAGTCAAACACCTTCAACACGCGCCTCGTTTCGGGGCGTAATTTTCATATGCTGCCTCAAACACCTCCGCTTTGACGCCTTACCTCTCCTGGTCCAGGATTCTGTCgttttttgttgtatttgtgaGCTGTGTTGTGTATAAGGAGGCGTCCTGTTCCGGGGTCACATCCCGACAGTCGGCAGCGCTGGAGTGACTCGAGAGCGTGAACGCGCCGCTGCTGAATCAGTTCCTGCCGCTGCGCCGCGCGACCCTCGCCGTCAGAGGGCGCTGTGACGCTGTCGTACACTGGGTTTATTGCCAAGAACTTAGTAAGTGATCAGTGAGCGAGCAAAGAGTggggttggtttatatttattatgtatttaaatatattataacagGAGGAATGCAAAACTTGATCTAATGCtgatatgatcttttttttttataaaaaaggttttaatattttatcattatatgatttattaaatatttgtaatatattataacgAGGAATAAAAACTCTACACTACATTCTAAAAAAGTACCTAAGCATTAAACTGACAGATCAGTagcaataaatgaatgaataaatcaataatctagcaaaataaaatgtttcatactttatttttatatattatattatattatattaattacataatcaatttaatataatatgacATTAGAAATGAAAAGTCATATACCATTCTGAGAAGTACCTAAGCATTAACTAACTAGCAGAttagtaacaataaaaaaataaaaaaaaaccttgtggaGCACTGAATATACACAAAATACACTTTTTCATATACAGTACACCATTGTTTTTGTCCTGTCTTAAATAGCTTGATATTTTCTGTGGTCCCACTCACAATGTGGCCAGTGTAAGGTCATACTATTTTTCAATCTTGGTTACTTTATCTAAAAGGTGCTTTTGTGGCCATCTTAATGTGTACTCAAGTTCTTTTGACTGCAACTGATCAGTTTTCTGACATATAAtcaattctttctttttctataaATACAGTGGAATAGGAGACATTTAATGGGATTTTACAGTTGCCCCATATATTCCTATGATTGACATAAACCTTACAGAGTATATCAACTCCctgatgcaataataataaagtactgcTGTTCAATAATTTGTAGTTTGCAGTTTTTTAGACAGCATGAACATGACAGATTTCAATGAACCCATTTCAATTCCACAGAGTATAGAAATTGTATTAAAGCTTTGTTAATATGTATAATAAGCATTTACAATAAGCCATTAAAAGTTCCTGAGTTGGATTCATGTTTCTCAGGATTTAATACTGATTGCCCTATAGAAAATCCTCCAGCAGAGCTAAAACAGAACTCACTGTTCTTGCGGTTATCATCACTATTTCTAAGCCCTAGTCTCAGAGCATATGTTTCTGAGAGTTTCCCAGCAGTCTCATTTACAGGACTCCTCACACTGGGAAAGCCTCGTTTATCATTCATTACACAATAAAGATTGAGCTCTCATGTAGCTCCCACTTCCCCTATTCATTTTCCACATTTCATTTTCACTGTGTATATTTCTccaacacacacaataataacATTCAACTGCTGATCAGGCATATTTAACTTCCTGTCCCACACTAATTTGAATTCTGGAAATTAAGTAGGGTGAATTCGGGTAAATCAGCCACATTGTGACAGTCATCATAAAAGGAATAGTttgctcaaaaatgaaaatgtactcaacctcaGGTCATCAAGatgtagaaatttagcattacatcacttgctcaccagtggatcctctgcagtgaatgggtgccgtcagaatgagtgttcaaatagctgataaaaacaataatccacatgactccaatcTGTCATTAagatcttgtaaagtgaaaatactgtgtttttaagAAACTAATCTAACGTTAAGACACCGGCACCCATttcctttggtgagcaagtgatatgacgctaaatgtctccaaatctgttcagatgaagaaaaaaaactacatataCATCTAAGAGGGCCTGAgggttttaaatataaatttttgggtgaactattcatttaatatcAGAAAAACAGAGGCAGATACATAAACAGCCAAAGGTCCAGTTCCTTTCCCAGTGCCTCTGAAACCACTATCATAACCattcaattcaaataaataaataaataccccaCAAATC contains:
- the LOC113065619 gene encoding beta-catenin-interacting protein 1-like, encoding MNREEAPGKSPEEMYIQQKVRVLLMLKKMGSNLTPNEEAFLRNYAGVVHSQMSQLPQHPIDQGAEDVVMAFSRSEAEDRRQ